In Drosophila pseudoobscura strain MV-25-SWS-2005 chromosome 4, UCI_Dpse_MV25, whole genome shotgun sequence, the following proteins share a genomic window:
- the LOC6903457 gene encoding uncharacterized protein, which produces MNLNLDEHFKQSQGQEASSSCNTERRKRHRSLDDENTSKTRQALDIEPKKRRIEFLNLESLRYRPSRSYCTKRHLHRTAGPKPLVSKTMEDALAKNPSLAKTRRSLLNRFEAAIEKPMESVVAQYDPMAGLSNTLARLEIFQSMDIDKEE; this is translated from the exons ATGAACTTGAATCTTG ACGAGCACTTCAAGCAGTCCCAGGGGCAAGAGGCAAGTTCTTCGTGCAATACTGAACGCCGCAAACGCCATAGGTCGCTCGACGATGAGAATACTTCAAAGACGCGTCAAGCGCTTGACATCGAGCCAAAGAAGAGGCGGATCGAGTTTCTAAACTTGGAGAGTCTCCGTTATAGACCAAGTCGAAGCTATTGTACAAAGCGACATCTGCATCGCACTGCAGGACCCAAGCCACTGGTCTCGAAGACTATGGAGGATGCTCTTGCCAAGAACCCATCTCTCGCAAAGACGCGTCGCTCATTGCTCAACAGATTTGAGGCTGCCATCGAAAAGCCAATGGAGTCGGTAGTGGCCCAATATGATCCTATGGCAGGGCTGTCCAATACCTTGGCTAGACTTGAAATATTCCAGTCAATGGATATCGATAAGGAGGAATAA